One window from the genome of Hyphomonas neptunium ATCC 15444 encodes:
- a CDS encoding TetR/AcrR family transcriptional regulator: MSDTGSNAGAISAAPPGRMTQAERRDRSERELLAAAIRVVAGQGVSAATFDAIGREAGFSRGLVTQRFGSKDGLIRALITHLHEWQADGLDDAQVAEMDGLTALCAFAELHCETIRSSVETDTYFMLLAAAVADRLETREAFRESHEIERVLIRGFIERGQASGDIRKDVDADAEALLAGCSLLGMRMQALVDPGFDAAPVRDALVASFKARLGLSPGEGKKKQ; encoded by the coding sequence ATGTCTGACACAGGTTCGAATGCAGGCGCGATTTCCGCTGCGCCGCCGGGGCGGATGACGCAGGCCGAGCGGCGCGACCGGTCGGAGCGCGAATTGCTGGCAGCGGCGATCCGCGTTGTGGCAGGGCAGGGCGTGTCGGCCGCGACGTTCGACGCCATCGGCCGGGAGGCGGGCTTCTCGCGCGGGCTGGTGACGCAGCGGTTTGGGTCCAAGGACGGGCTGATCCGCGCGCTGATTACCCATCTTCATGAATGGCAGGCCGATGGGCTGGATGACGCGCAGGTGGCCGAGATGGACGGGCTGACGGCGCTGTGCGCCTTCGCCGAACTGCATTGCGAGACGATCCGCAGCTCGGTGGAGACCGACACCTATTTCATGCTGCTGGCCGCCGCCGTGGCTGACCGGCTGGAAACGCGCGAGGCGTTCCGGGAGTCCCACGAGATCGAGCGGGTGCTGATCCGCGGCTTTATCGAGCGGGGCCAGGCGAGCGGCGACATTCGCAAGGATGTCGATGCGGACGCTGAAGCGCTGCTGGCGGGGTGCTCGCTGCTGGGCATGCGGATGCAGGCGCTGGTTGATCCCGGATTTGACGCAGCGCCGGTGCGCGACGCGCTGGTGGCGTCGTTCAAGGCGCGTCTCGGGCTGTCTCCGGGAGAGGGGAAAAAGAAACAATGA
- a CDS encoding rubredoxin, whose protein sequence is MSDDFKTWQCRTCGYLYEEKLGDPGEGLAPGTRWADIPDDWICPLCGTPKSDFDMVEI, encoded by the coding sequence ATGAGCGACGATTTCAAAACATGGCAGTGCCGCACCTGCGGGTATCTCTATGAAGAAAAGCTGGGCGATCCGGGTGAAGGTCTCGCGCCCGGTACGCGCTGGGCGGATATTCCCGACGACTGGATCTGCCCGCTCTGCGGCACGCCGAAATCCGATTTCGACATGGTCGAGATCTAG
- a CDS encoding PaaI family thioesterase, with the protein MTDDFNRYQTTELPPGYTQLAWHRGFGRQIGPLFEKREDGVLMRAFRVEEYHTNGMSNAHGGMMMTFADMAWGAAVEKDDDTWWVTVRLMCDFLSGASLGSFVEGKGVIVGRQDDIFTVEGRIWSGDKLLMRGTGIFKVIPRREEGKPFVRTQAST; encoded by the coding sequence ATGACCGATGACTTCAACCGCTATCAGACGACCGAGCTTCCCCCCGGCTATACCCAGCTTGCCTGGCATCGCGGCTTTGGCCGCCAGATCGGCCCGCTTTTCGAGAAGCGCGAAGACGGCGTACTGATGCGCGCCTTCCGGGTGGAAGAGTATCACACCAACGGCATGTCGAACGCCCATGGCGGCATGATGATGACCTTTGCCGACATGGCTTGGGGCGCAGCCGTTGAGAAGGACGACGACACCTGGTGGGTGACCGTGCGCCTGATGTGTGACTTTCTTTCGGGCGCATCCCTCGGCAGCTTTGTCGAGGGCAAGGGCGTGATCGTTGGCCGTCAGGACGACATCTTCACCGTCGAAGGGCGCATCTGGTCGGGCGACAAGCTGCTGATGCGCGGCACCGGTATTTTCAAGGTGATCCCGCGCCGGGAAGAGGGGAAACCCTTCGTCAGGACGCAAGCGAGCACCTGA
- a CDS encoding TerC family protein, whose protein sequence is MPDFLTVEYAAQPLWLWFSFLSLICVLLWVDLGLLNKKDGVVSAKKSAIMWACFASLAVAFGFYIYFGYQPDPQFYNDPTNLNQQAAVQFATGYLLETALAFDNIFVIGMVFTFFAVPREYQHRVLFWGILGAIIFRGIFISLGAAIVNEFTWVLFIFAAFLLYTGGKMLFSGGDEDEPELNLHNNPVFKFLKKRLRVTDEITNHNFVVRKPDPLTGKMTRYATPLLLALLMVETVDIIFAVDSVPAIFAVTRDPFIVYTSNIFAILGLRSMYFMLSAAVERFKYLKYGLAAVLVLIGIKIFWNFLLYKELHIVPYLEAHWSLMLTIALLGGSILFSLWKTSGKGPAHEV, encoded by the coding sequence ATGCCTGATTTCCTGACCGTCGAGTACGCGGCGCAGCCCTTGTGGCTGTGGTTCAGCTTCCTCAGCCTTATCTGCGTCCTGCTCTGGGTCGATCTCGGCCTCCTCAACAAGAAGGATGGGGTCGTCTCCGCCAAGAAAAGCGCCATCATGTGGGCGTGCTTTGCGTCCCTCGCCGTGGCGTTCGGCTTCTATATCTATTTCGGCTACCAGCCCGACCCGCAATTCTACAACGACCCCACAAACCTCAACCAGCAGGCCGCCGTCCAGTTCGCGACAGGCTATCTGCTGGAAACGGCGCTGGCCTTCGACAACATCTTCGTCATCGGCATGGTGTTCACCTTCTTCGCCGTGCCCCGCGAATATCAGCACAGGGTGCTGTTCTGGGGCATCCTGGGCGCCATCATTTTCCGCGGCATCTTCATTTCGCTGGGCGCTGCCATCGTCAACGAATTCACCTGGGTGCTGTTCATCTTCGCCGCTTTCCTGCTCTACACCGGCGGCAAGATGCTGTTCTCCGGCGGCGATGAGGACGAACCCGAGCTTAACCTTCACAACAACCCGGTCTTCAAATTCCTGAAGAAGCGCCTGCGCGTCACCGACGAGATCACCAACCACAATTTCGTCGTGCGCAAGCCAGACCCGCTGACCGGCAAGATGACCCGCTATGCCACGCCGCTTCTGCTGGCACTGCTGATGGTGGAAACGGTCGACATCATCTTCGCGGTCGACTCGGTGCCCGCAATCTTCGCCGTCACGCGCGACCCGTTCATCGTCTACACCTCGAACATCTTCGCCATTCTTGGCCTGCGCTCGATGTATTTCATGCTGTCAGCAGCGGTGGAGCGGTTCAAATACCTCAAATATGGCCTGGCCGCCGTGCTGGTATTGATCGGCATCAAGATCTTCTGGAACTTCCTGCTCTACAAGGAACTCCACATCGTGCCGTACCTTGAGGCGCACTGGTCGCTGATGCTGACCATCGCGCTGCTGGGTGGATCAATCCTGTTCTCCCTCTGGAAAACCAGCGGGAAAGGCCCTGCGCACGAAGTCTGA
- the chrA gene encoding chromate efflux transporter, whose translation MSTPAPSLKHLASASFRVGCLGFGGPAGQIALMHRIFVEEKRWISEAEYLHALNYCMLLPGPEAQQLATYAGWRLNGLAGGVVAGLLFVLPGALIVFGLTWLYAAWGTLPGVAALFYGVKAAVIGFILEALVKVGRRALKGPQDVALAALAFLALFLFQLPFPLVIGFAAAIGLARSLSKPPPPPLPDTLREKMPSARKAFTAALGWGAVWMAPLVSAFLLLGPDHVLTRVGAFFSKLAVLTFGGAYTVLAYLQQEAVEAEGWLTAPQMIDGLGLAETTPGPLVLVNQFVGFMAGWQSDGGGLALAAAAALMASWCTFAPSFVWIFAGAPFSEALRRSRLAAGILSAVTAAVFGIIAKVAVVFGFAVLFHAAFETQLPWGAALTLPDFAAPDLLAIAIAAVAAIALIRLKANIVLVVIACALAGLLSLIW comes from the coding sequence ATGTCCACCCCCGCGCCCAGCCTGAAACACCTTGCCTCGGCCAGTTTCCGCGTCGGTTGCCTCGGCTTTGGCGGCCCCGCCGGGCAGATCGCCCTGATGCACCGCATCTTCGTGGAGGAGAAACGCTGGATCAGCGAGGCAGAATATCTCCACGCCCTTAACTATTGCATGCTCCTTCCCGGCCCGGAGGCCCAGCAGCTGGCAACCTATGCCGGCTGGCGCCTCAACGGGCTGGCAGGCGGGGTGGTTGCCGGGCTGCTGTTCGTCCTGCCCGGCGCGCTGATCGTGTTCGGCCTCACCTGGCTTTATGCCGCCTGGGGCACGCTGCCGGGGGTCGCCGCGCTATTCTATGGCGTGAAAGCCGCCGTGATCGGTTTCATTCTGGAAGCTCTGGTGAAGGTCGGCCGCCGGGCGCTCAAAGGCCCGCAGGATGTGGCGCTGGCAGCGCTGGCCTTTCTGGCGCTGTTCCTGTTCCAGCTACCCTTTCCTCTGGTGATCGGCTTTGCCGCCGCCATTGGCCTCGCGCGCAGCCTGTCGAAGCCGCCCCCGCCGCCGCTGCCAGATACCCTCCGCGAAAAAATGCCCAGCGCCCGTAAGGCGTTCACCGCCGCCCTCGGCTGGGGCGCGGTCTGGATGGCGCCGCTGGTCAGCGCCTTCCTGCTGCTCGGCCCCGATCATGTGCTCACCCGCGTGGGCGCCTTCTTCTCAAAGCTCGCCGTGCTGACTTTCGGCGGGGCTTACACGGTGCTCGCCTATCTCCAGCAGGAGGCCGTGGAGGCCGAAGGCTGGCTCACCGCGCCGCAGATGATCGACGGGCTCGGCCTGGCAGAAACCACGCCGGGGCCGCTGGTGCTGGTCAACCAGTTCGTGGGCTTCATGGCGGGGTGGCAGAGCGACGGCGGCGGGCTCGCGCTGGCCGCAGCCGCCGCGCTCATGGCCAGCTGGTGCACCTTTGCGCCCTCTTTCGTGTGGATCTTTGCCGGGGCGCCCTTCTCCGAAGCGCTCCGCCGCAGCCGGCTTGCCGCCGGCATCCTTTCGGCGGTGACCGCCGCAGTGTTCGGCATCATTGCCAAGGTGGCGGTGGTGTTTGGCTTTGCCGTGCTCTTTCACGCCGCCTTCGAGACGCAGCTGCCCTGGGGCGCAGCGCTGACCCTGCCGGACTTTGCCGCGCCAGACCTGCTGGCCATCGCCATCGCAGCGGTCGCCGCCATCGCCCTTATCCGCCTCAAGGCGAACATCGTCCTTGTCGTGATCGCCTGCGCACTGGCCGGTCTCCTCAGCCTCATCTGGTGA
- the hisS gene encoding histidine--tRNA ligase produces the protein MSDKDNQPLSGPLSGKDLARKPRGFPDKRESLIHAQARLVETVTGVYRQWGFEALDTGAFEYADALGKFLPDADRPNAGVFSMQDDDAQWMALRYDLTAPLARFVAEQGQGLGRPFRRYAAGPVWRNEKPGPGRFREFWQCDADTVGAPGFHADAEMIAMGAEALRAIGMKPGEFVIRVNTRRLLNGVLDGVGATGADIRLAILRALDKLDRLGASGVADLLGAGRKDESGDFTKGAGLGPEEIKRVLAFAEAGADTRAMTLANLAKATGSTEEGKAGLGELEAIALALEALGAPEDDVKIDPSVVRGLEYYTGPVFEAELLREVTGEDGKTYRIGSIGGGGRYDDLVARFTGETVPATGFSIGISRLAAALAIMGEGGKLDGPVVVLNLDKDNPGVALGLAAELRRGGIRAEAYMGASGMRPQMKYADRRNSPAVVIVGGDELEKGTVTIKDLEIGAQKAKAISSNEEYREARPGQIEVPRAGMIEAVRAIVEAQR, from the coding sequence ATGAGCGACAAGGACAACCAGCCCCTCAGCGGCCCCCTTTCCGGCAAGGATCTCGCCCGGAAACCCCGCGGTTTTCCCGACAAGCGCGAGAGCCTGATCCACGCCCAGGCGCGGCTGGTGGAAACGGTGACCGGGGTTTACCGGCAATGGGGCTTTGAGGCGCTTGATACTGGCGCCTTTGAGTATGCCGACGCGCTCGGCAAGTTCCTGCCCGATGCCGACCGGCCCAATGCCGGTGTGTTCTCCATGCAGGATGATGACGCGCAGTGGATGGCGCTGCGCTATGATCTGACCGCGCCGCTCGCCCGCTTCGTGGCCGAGCAGGGGCAGGGCCTTGGCCGCCCCTTCCGCCGCTATGCCGCTGGCCCCGTCTGGCGCAACGAAAAGCCCGGCCCCGGGCGCTTCCGCGAATTCTGGCAGTGCGACGCCGATACCGTCGGCGCGCCCGGCTTTCACGCCGATGCCGAGATGATCGCGATGGGGGCGGAGGCTCTGCGCGCCATCGGCATGAAGCCCGGCGAGTTTGTGATCCGCGTCAACACGCGGCGCCTGCTCAACGGCGTGCTCGACGGCGTGGGCGCGACCGGGGCAGACATCCGCCTCGCGATCCTGCGCGCGCTCGACAAGCTCGACCGGCTGGGCGCTTCGGGCGTTGCTGACCTGCTGGGCGCAGGCCGCAAGGATGAGAGCGGCGACTTTACCAAGGGCGCTGGGCTCGGGCCGGAAGAGATCAAGCGCGTGCTCGCCTTTGCCGAAGCCGGCGCCGACACGCGCGCCATGACGCTGGCCAATCTCGCCAAGGCCACCGGCAGCACCGAGGAAGGCAAGGCCGGCCTCGGCGAGCTGGAAGCCATCGCGCTGGCCCTCGAAGCGCTCGGTGCGCCGGAGGATGACGTAAAGATCGACCCCTCCGTTGTCAGAGGTCTGGAATACTATACCGGCCCGGTGTTTGAGGCAGAGCTGCTGCGCGAAGTGACCGGGGAAGACGGCAAGACCTATCGCATCGGCTCCATCGGCGGGGGCGGGCGGTATGATGATCTCGTTGCGCGCTTTACCGGCGAGACCGTGCCTGCGACGGGCTTCTCCATCGGCATCTCGCGGCTCGCGGCGGCGCTGGCCATAATGGGGGAGGGCGGAAAGCTCGACGGCCCGGTCGTGGTGCTTAATCTGGACAAGGACAATCCGGGTGTTGCGCTCGGTCTCGCCGCAGAACTTCGCCGGGGCGGCATTCGCGCCGAAGCCTATATGGGCGCCTCGGGCATGCGTCCGCAGATGAAATACGCCGACCGGCGCAATTCGCCGGCGGTTGTCATTGTCGGCGGCGATGAGCTTGAAAAAGGCACGGTCACGATCAAGGATCTGGAAATCGGCGCCCAGAAGGCCAAGGCGATTTCCTCCAATGAGGAATACCGCGAGGCTCGCCCCGGCCAGATCGAAGTGCCCCGCGCGGGTATGATCGAAGCGGTGCGCGCAATTGTCGAGGCCCAGCGATGA
- a CDS encoding ATP phosphoribosyltransferase regulatory subunit, with protein sequence MTHDALVAVARAVFEAAGGTPIDPDYVLPADIPLELSGEAVRARLCVFPDHRGADMVMRPDLTLPVAQREAARREAGEASAKTYTYAARAFRQPVAPDDQLEFTQVGLERFGYEAGAEADAELFALIHRAVEACGVQPSGVIMGDLAIFPAFIDALGLPGVTADLLKRAFRQEGGVRAVLDAAARPLEQEVAAVLDAADPAGALGELLLARSIPLAGGRSLAEIVEGLQARRAAIEAGGLSQPARAVLMALREVDCPLAEAAGALSALAEAHELRGAGAAIEALGARADAVLARVPAAVRTARFRTGFGRRFTYYDGFVFEVLAPGLEPTQPVATGGRYDGLIAGLANRRVSATGVGGVVRPDRMVRVRKGVS encoded by the coding sequence ATGACCCATGACGCTTTGGTTGCCGTTGCCCGCGCTGTTTTCGAGGCGGCGGGCGGCACGCCGATTGATCCGGATTATGTTCTGCCAGCGGACATTCCGCTGGAGCTTTCAGGCGAAGCGGTTCGCGCGCGCCTCTGCGTGTTTCCCGATCATCGCGGCGCCGACATGGTTATGCGGCCCGACCTCACCCTGCCCGTGGCGCAGCGTGAAGCGGCGCGCCGCGAGGCGGGCGAGGCCAGCGCCAAAACGTACACCTACGCGGCCCGCGCCTTCCGCCAGCCGGTCGCGCCTGACGACCAGCTGGAGTTTACGCAGGTCGGTCTGGAGCGCTTTGGCTATGAGGCCGGGGCGGAGGCGGACGCAGAGCTTTTTGCGCTGATCCATCGCGCGGTGGAAGCGTGCGGCGTGCAGCCGTCCGGCGTCATCATGGGCGATCTGGCGATCTTTCCGGCCTTCATTGATGCGCTTGGATTGCCCGGCGTCACGGCTGATCTTCTGAAGCGGGCCTTCCGTCAGGAGGGCGGGGTGCGCGCCGTGCTCGATGCGGCGGCGCGCCCGCTGGAGCAGGAGGTTGCGGCGGTTCTGGACGCGGCCGATCCGGCCGGGGCGCTGGGTGAGTTGCTCCTTGCACGCAGTATTCCGCTGGCCGGCGGGCGCAGTCTGGCAGAAATCGTAGAAGGCCTTCAGGCCCGGCGCGCGGCCATTGAGGCAGGCGGGCTCAGCCAGCCGGCGCGCGCGGTGCTGATGGCCCTGCGCGAGGTCGATTGTCCGCTGGCGGAGGCGGCAGGCGCGCTTTCGGCGCTGGCGGAGGCGCATGAATTGCGCGGTGCGGGCGCGGCGATCGAGGCGCTGGGCGCGCGCGCGGACGCCGTTCTGGCCCGCGTTCCGGCCGCGGTCAGAACGGCCCGCTTCCGCACAGGTTTTGGCCGGCGGTTTACCTATTATGACGGCTTTGTTTTTGAAGTGCTTGCGCCGGGGCTGGAGCCGACCCAGCCTGTGGCGACGGGCGGGCGCTATGATGGCCTGATCGCGGGCCTTGCCAACCGGCGCGTCAGCGCAACCGGGGTCGGCGGTGTTGTGCGTCCCGACCGGATGGTGCGGGTACGGAAGGGTGTATCATGA
- the hisG gene encoding ATP phosphoribosyltransferase codes for MSRVTIAIPSKGRLKEQTEAWLASIGHTVRQIGGERGYTAEIEGLDAEVRLLSASEIAQGLIEGSLHLGVTGEDLLHDQAPDGPADFEVLKRLGFGGADVVVAVPQAWFDVDTMADLEAAGAAFRKAHHRRLRVATKYLRITRRFFAQKSVGEYRLVESAGATEAAPATGTADVIVDITTTGATLRANGLKVLDDGVILQSEASLTRSVRAPWSDAAETIVASLLRQPRTEAKRPI; via the coding sequence ATGAGCCGTGTAACGATTGCCATTCCCTCCAAGGGGCGCCTGAAGGAGCAGACCGAAGCCTGGCTTGCCAGCATTGGCCACACCGTACGCCAGATTGGCGGCGAGCGGGGCTACACCGCAGAGATCGAAGGGCTGGACGCCGAAGTGCGTCTCCTGTCGGCCAGCGAGATCGCGCAGGGGCTCATCGAAGGCAGCCTGCATCTCGGTGTCACCGGCGAAGACCTTCTGCATGATCAGGCCCCGGATGGCCCGGCCGATTTTGAAGTGCTCAAACGCCTTGGCTTTGGCGGGGCAGATGTGGTCGTCGCCGTGCCTCAGGCATGGTTTGATGTCGACACGATGGCCGACCTTGAAGCGGCTGGCGCCGCCTTCCGCAAGGCCCATCACCGCCGCCTGCGCGTGGCGACGAAATACCTGCGCATCACCCGGCGCTTCTTTGCCCAGAAATCGGTGGGGGAATACCGCCTCGTCGAGAGCGCGGGGGCGACCGAAGCGGCGCCTGCGACCGGCACGGCGGACGTGATCGTCGATATTACGACCACCGGGGCCACCCTGCGGGCCAATGGTCTCAAAGTGCTCGATGACGGGGTGATCCTGCAAAGCGAGGCTTCGCTGACCCGGTCGGTGCGCGCGCCGTGGAGCGACGCGGCGGAGACTATCGTAGCCTCATTGCTGCGTCAGCCCCGCACAGAGGCAAAACGCCCTATTTGA
- a CDS encoding aspartate aminotransferase family protein gives MEDPRQHILPVYRPPEEVFVQGEGVYLFTEDGRRYLDFIAGIAVTALGHAHPAMVEALRDQAGKLWHTSNMFRVKGQEELADKICRDSFADRVFFTNSGTEAIECAIKAARKYHWAAGNADRLDIITFTGAFHGRSIGAINAGGNPKYLEGFGPKLPGFVHLEWGDHDALKAAVAASTAAAVLVEPVQGEGGVRAMPEQCLKGLRDLCNEHGVLLIYDEVQCGMGRTGQLWGYQWAAGADPDILCAAKGIGGGFPFGACLMTEAVGEPMQPGSHGSTYGGNPLAMAVGNVVWDIISSEEFLANVRRVSGTLQQGLKSLADSHPDKVEGVTGKGLLTGLRLKADPKNLQGICRDGGLLTGVAGNNVLRLAPPLIIDDAQVRDAIGMIDAALTEWTP, from the coding sequence ATGGAAGATCCCCGCCAGCACATCCTTCCCGTTTACCGCCCGCCGGAGGAAGTGTTCGTGCAGGGCGAAGGCGTCTACCTCTTCACCGAGGACGGGCGACGCTATCTGGATTTCATCGCCGGCATCGCGGTTACCGCGCTCGGCCACGCCCATCCGGCGATGGTCGAAGCCCTGCGCGATCAGGCCGGCAAGCTCTGGCACACGTCCAACATGTTCCGCGTGAAGGGGCAGGAGGAGCTGGCCGACAAGATCTGCCGCGACAGCTTCGCAGACCGGGTGTTCTTCACCAATTCGGGCACCGAGGCGATCGAGTGCGCGATCAAGGCGGCGCGCAAGTATCACTGGGCGGCGGGCAATGCTGACCGGCTCGACATCATCACCTTTACCGGCGCCTTCCATGGCCGCTCCATCGGGGCGATCAATGCGGGCGGCAATCCGAAATACCTGGAAGGCTTCGGGCCGAAACTTCCCGGCTTCGTGCATCTGGAATGGGGCGACCATGACGCGCTCAAGGCAGCCGTCGCCGCTTCCACGGCCGCTGCCGTCCTGGTCGAGCCCGTGCAGGGCGAGGGCGGCGTTCGCGCCATGCCCGAGCAATGCCTCAAAGGCCTGCGCGACCTCTGCAACGAACACGGCGTCCTGCTGATCTATGATGAAGTCCAGTGCGGCATGGGCCGCACCGGCCAGCTCTGGGGCTATCAGTGGGCGGCTGGCGCTGATCCCGACATCCTCTGCGCCGCCAAGGGCATCGGCGGGGGCTTTCCGTTCGGCGCCTGTCTGATGACCGAAGCGGTCGGGGAACCGATGCAGCCGGGCAGCCATGGCTCGACCTATGGCGGCAATCCGCTGGCCATGGCGGTCGGAAATGTGGTCTGGGACATCATCTCCAGCGAGGAGTTCCTCGCCAATGTCCGCCGTGTTTCCGGAACGCTTCAGCAGGGCCTCAAAAGCCTCGCCGACAGCCACCCCGACAAGGTCGAGGGGGTTACCGGCAAAGGGTTGCTCACCGGGCTGCGCCTGAAAGCGGATCCGAAAAACCTGCAGGGCATCTGCCGCGATGGCGGGCTGTTGACGGGGGTCGCCGGGAACAATGTCCTGCGCCTCGCTCCGCCGCTCATCATTGATGACGCCCAGGTGCGGGACGCCATCGGCATGATTGACGCCGCGCTTACGGAATGGACGCCGTAA
- a CDS encoding AAA family ATPase, giving the protein MQAENCFIVTGGPGSGKTTLLTHLGVQGLHVMPEAGRAIIQAQMAIDGPAVPWGDRALYAELMLSWELRAYSEAAALAGPVLFDRGLPDILGYLALEGLATPAHLRRAAEAWRYNTDVFIAPPWREIFHQDRERRQEFSTAERTYEAMRRVYSGLGYRLIELPRAPVAERAGFVQAQILAQIQTLRGG; this is encoded by the coding sequence ATGCAGGCTGAAAACTGTTTCATTGTAACCGGCGGCCCCGGCTCGGGGAAAACCACGCTGCTGACGCATCTTGGCGTGCAGGGACTGCATGTGATGCCCGAAGCAGGCCGGGCCATCATCCAGGCGCAGATGGCCATAGATGGCCCCGCCGTGCCGTGGGGCGACCGGGCGCTCTATGCCGAACTCATGCTGAGCTGGGAGCTGCGCGCCTATTCGGAAGCCGCCGCGCTGGCCGGGCCGGTTCTGTTTGACCGGGGCCTGCCGGACATTCTGGGGTATCTGGCGCTGGAAGGGCTGGCGACGCCCGCGCACCTGCGCCGGGCAGCAGAAGCCTGGCGTTACAACACGGACGTCTTCATTGCGCCGCCCTGGCGGGAGATATTCCATCAGGATCGCGAGCGCAGGCAGGAGTTCAGCACGGCAGAGCGCACGTATGAGGCGATGCGGCGGGTGTATTCCGGCCTTGGATACAGACTTATTGAACTGCCCCGCGCGCCGGTGGCCGAGCGCGCAGGCTTCGTTCAGGCCCAGATTCTGGCCCAGATACAGACGTTGAGGGGCGGCTGA